The Stigmatella ashevillena genomic sequence AGCTGCGCGCGGCGCAGTACTGGTTTGCCGCGGAGGTTCCCCGGGTCAAACCCCTGGTGAAGTTGTGCCGTTCGGGAGAGGACTCCTACACGGGCATGCGGCCCGAGTGGTTCTAGGAGGGCAGCCCGTATAGAAGAAGAGGCGTGTCCGTCTCGTTCCACCTCTGCCAGCCTGGAAAGGGCGCCTCGTGCGGCGCCTGCTGCGGCCTGTACAACTTCCGCGACCACTCGCGCGCGGCCCTGACCGAGCGGTTGGCGGAGCAAACCACCCGGCTGCGCGACGTTCCCAAGGAGCCCGCCGCGTGGCACGGCGCGGCCCGGGAGCTCGTCGAGTCCCGGCGCGAGGCCCCCCTGTTCCCCGCCGTGCGCGTATGCCCCCTGCTGGGGTTTCTGGACGAGGCCCAGCAGCAAGTGGGCTGCCTGGGACATCCCAAGGCGACGGGCGGGGTGGACTTGCGCAGCTGCGGCGTCTACCGGTCCTCCATCTGCGAGACGTTCACCTGCCCGTCTTTCAGCTGGCTCACCGATGAGCAGGCGCGGCTCGTCCTGGCGGCGTGTCCGGACTGGTACCTCTACGGCCTCGTCATCACCGATGTGGAGTTCGTGCGCGGCTGCCTGCGCCTCATCGAACGGGAACTCGGGGGCCCGGCGAAACCCGAGAAGGTGCTCGCCCGGCCCGCGGCGCTCGCGGCCATGCGGCGCCTCTTCGCCCTGAAGGAAACGGCGCCGGGGCGCGACGTGCACGCGCCCATCTTCGGCCGCTTCACGCCGGACACAGAGGGCGAGCCCACCTCCCGCACGCTCAACTACGCCCGCCTGGGCGTCCGGGCCTCCCCCGAGGACGATGTGGTGCTGTGCCTCGGCTACATTCCGGGAGACGCCCAGTCGCTCACCGCGGCGCGGGAGCGCGTGCGGCACCACATCCGGGCCGTCTCACGCGCGTTGATGGACTGACGCGTGGACAACCTCACGCACGGACTGATGGGCCTGGCCCTCGGTGCGCTGCGGCGGCCGGACGCCGCCGACTCACCGCTCTCCGCCACGGACAAGGCCGTGCTGCTCGGGTGTGTCCTGGCCGCGGAGCTGCCGGACCTGGACAACTTGCTGCCCTCCGAGAACTCCGTCGTCCATGCGCTCCAGGCCCACCGGGGGCTCTCGCACGCCCTGGTGTTCACCCCCGTCATCGCGGGGGCCGCCACCCTGGTGGCCAAGGGCCTCTTCCGCTCTGCCCGAATGGGCCCCGTGTACCTCTTCAGCCTGCTCTCGGTGGCGTTCGCGCACCTGCTGGCCGACCTGTGGACGGGCTGGGGCACGCGCGTGCTGCTCCCCTTCTCCGCTCAGCGCTGGACGCTGGACTGGACGATGGTGGTGGACCCCTGGGTCACCCTGCCGCTGCTCGCGGGAGCGCTCTGGGCGTGGCTCCGACGAGAACAGTGGCGGCGGGCCCTGCTCTGGGGGCTGGTGGGCACGGTGGCCTACCTGGGCGTGCGCGTCTCGCTGCAAACCGTCCTGAGCCACCGGGTGCGCGGTGCCTGGCCTGCCGCGGAACGGGTGCAGGTCTTCCCCGCCTGGCTGTCGCTCACCACCTGGCGCTATGTGGTGGTGCTTCCCAGCGAGTACGTCACCGGCACCGTGGCCCTGGGCAGTGCCCCGCACGAGCAGCGCCGGTGGCCCCGGCCCGGGCCCGAGGCAGTCCCGGCCTCCGCCCGGAACCTCCCCACCGTGCGCGAGGCGCTGGCCTGGGCGCGCTTTCCCCTCGTCTCCACCGCGCCCCAGCCCGAAGGGGGCACCGAGCTGCGCATCGGAGATCTGCGCTACCACCTGGGAGGCGAGCCCACGCTTCAGTTCATTCTGGAACTGAGCCCCCAGGGTGAGTTGCGCGCCGCCCGGCTGGATCGCGGAGGAAGCGCCGCCTCGTTGCTGCGCCGCTGGCGGACCCCGGAGCCTGCCCCTGGCGCACCCACGCCGGAGGGGTGAGTTCTCCTGGGAGGAGCTGAGCCTCCCACAGAGTGGAAAACCTGTTCCCACGCGGTGTCCACCCGTCCCCAATTCACGGCCCCCAGAGCAGGAGCGTCCCAGGCATGGCGCTTGCTCACCGAAGCAGTCACATCATTTTACAAGGGGAGCGCAAGCATGGGGCGTCGGGCGTGGATGGGAGTGATTGGGGTGTGTGCGTTGCTGACGGGGTGCCAGGGACGCGAGAGCACGGAGCAGGCAGCCCCCGCAGCTTCCGCACGGACTCCCGCTCCGTCGCGGCCAGTGGCCACCACGGCCCCCGCGCAAGAGGGGAACTCCGAGGTCGCCACCGCTGGCAGGCCCACCGCTCCCGCTCAGACGGCAGCGCCCCAGCGCACGGCCTCGACGGTCGGCCGAACGACGTTGCCGGGCGCGGCCCCCGGGCCGGTGACATCGACGGCACCGCAAGGAGCCCCCGCACCGACACAGGGCACCCAGGCGGCAGCCCCCGCAGCGGACCCCGCGACGGATGAGGGCCGGGTGATGATCGGCTCGGACGCCATCCAGGCCAGCGAGGATGAGGACTGGTACAAGGGCGCGGCGCGCGCGGCAAAGGCCTTCCAGGAGAACAACAACCAGCCGCTGGAGCAGGTCGTCATCGCCACAGGCAGCGTGGATGGGAAGATCAGCCGCGTGAGCCAGGGCGCCGTGCACGTGCGCGACCCCGAGGGAAACGTGTACCAACTGCGCATCGACAAGAAGAGCCGGGGCCTGCGCCAGGGACAGCGGGTGCCGCTGAAAGAGCTGGACGAGGGCACGCCGGTGCGCGCCTCGTTTGATCTCGTCGGCGGCGGCAGCATTGCCCGGGACATCGAGGTCCGCCGCTGAGACCCAGGCGCCCGGCAGCCACACGCTCCCGGGCGCCTCGCCCTGAACCGTCACCCGAGCGAAACGAGCACCTTGTCGAGTGCCGCGTAGCTGTCGCTGAGGCCGCCCTCCATGCCCGACTGGAGCATGCCGTCGCGATCCTCGGTGGTATGGAACAGCGACACCGACACGAGCTTCGTCCGGCCGTCTCCCAGGTCCTCCAGCGTCATCGTGTCCACGGCCACGTGGCCGGGCATCCCGTCCCACTCGAAGGTCTGGACGACGCGCTCGGGCGCGACCACCTCACGAAACCGTCCCTCGAACCCGTGAACGCCCCCATCGGCGGAGTGCTCGACGAACCGCCAGTGGCCGCCGCGCTCGGGCTCGAAGCGCTCGACGACGAGTTTGTTGCCGCGTCCCCACCACTGCGCAACGAGTTGGGGGTCCGTCAGCGCCTTCCAGACGCGCTCGCGGGGCGCGTGGAAGATGCGCTCCACGCGGATCTCCCGGTCCGAGGGGGTGGTCACCTTCAGGGATGTGGACGTGCTCATGAGGGCTCCTCCTTTAAAGGGCAAAGCGCAAGGACTCCAGGACCATTCCCCGAGTCAGTACGTCCCCTTCATCGTCACGTTGGTGTACCCACTGTAGCCATACGAGCAGGCGTAATAGAGCCCCGCGACTGGACGGGTAAGGGAGCACGCATCGGTGTTGCCCTTCGTCACCGACTTGCACATGTAGAGGAGGGTCGTCGGCGCCTCCTGGTGCTGGACGTAGAGATCCGCGTCGCCTGAGGTGCGTGCCCCTCCTGTCTGGGCAAAGGTCACCTTGTTCAGGGAGGCCGGCACGTCGAGCGTCCAGCACGTCCACGTCTTGGGAGCGCCTCCATAGGCGGCCGAACTCACCCCGTTGGCCAACACGCTGCCACCCACCGGGGCACTGCTGTAACTGCCCGTCAACGTGACGCCCGAGAAGCTCGAGTACGCCATCAGCGTCACGTACCAATCGCCCGCCGGCGGATCCGGGATGATGCACTCTTCCGCATTGGAGGAGCCGTCCGATTTGCAGTCATAGCTGCTGGAGTCCCCCACCGCGCCGAGCTTCACGTACAGGTCCAGGTCCCCCGAGCCGCCGCTCGTCACGACCTTCAAGCGTGCCTGCCCCGCGGGCACCGTCAGCGTGTAGTACTTGCTCATCCCCCCGCCCACGGAGACGCCGCTCACCGGGGTGCCGTTGCCGAGGATGACGACCTCCGGGGGAATATCTGCCCCAGCGCCGACCCCCACCGCCTTCCAGGCATCCGTCACCGAGCCCTTGTTCCCAGGGTGGAACTGTTCCGCCTTCTGCTCGGTGCACAGC encodes the following:
- a CDS encoding metal-dependent hydrolase, coding for MDNLTHGLMGLALGALRRPDAADSPLSATDKAVLLGCVLAAELPDLDNLLPSENSVVHALQAHRGLSHALVFTPVIAGAATLVAKGLFRSARMGPVYLFSLLSVAFAHLLADLWTGWGTRVLLPFSAQRWTLDWTMVVDPWVTLPLLAGALWAWLRREQWRRALLWGLVGTVAYLGVRVSLQTVLSHRVRGAWPAAERVQVFPAWLSLTTWRYVVVLPSEYVTGTVALGSAPHEQRRWPRPGPEAVPASARNLPTVREALAWARFPLVSTAPQPEGGTELRIGDLRYHLGGEPTLQFILELSPQGELRAARLDRGGSAASLLRRWRTPEPAPGAPTPEG
- a CDS encoding SRPBCC family protein, whose product is MSTSTSLKVTTPSDREIRVERIFHAPRERVWKALTDPQLVAQWWGRGNKLVVERFEPERGGHWRFVEHSADGGVHGFEGRFREVVAPERVVQTFEWDGMPGHVAVDTMTLEDLGDGRTKLVSVSLFHTTEDRDGMLQSGMEGGLSDSYAALDKVLVSLG